TCGATGCAGATGACGATGGTCAAGGCTTCCGAAGGGGCGTTCAAACTTGGCTCCAAACGTTGGACATCGGGCTATTTCTTCGCCACGACGTAAGCAAAGCTCGACACGGCACGCCAATTTCGTTGCCGTGCGAGACGCGTGAAGGCCGCGTCGATCTGCTTGATGCCGGGCAATTTCCAAAAATACGCATAGCCCCAGAAAGGCAGAACGGTGATCTCCGAAAAGCCGACCCTTTCCAGCATCGGTTTGATCTTCTTTTCGTCGCTGAAACAGCAATCGTAGAAGACTGGAAATTTCGGGTCGCCGCCGTCCGGCCTGCGTTCGGGAAAGATCGTTTCCAGAAGCAGGCGCGACAGCTTTTCCGGCATCAAGCGGTTCAAGACGAAGGGCGGCGCATAGAGTGTCGGGAAAAAGCTGAGCACGATGCCGCCGGGCGCCAGCATGGCGTAGATATTTTCCCACATTTTC
The Methyloferula stellata AR4 DNA segment above includes these coding regions:
- a CDS encoding class I SAM-dependent methyltransferase, translating into MSDLVLTRPCSASARNVRDIVDDLGYAGDFLWAFDKYKATIVELARDRNLKRHLEIGGGRDPLFLPDEIESHGFEVTLNDISAHELALAPDGYRKIVCDITSDTAPATLGEGRYDIIYCRMVMEHVPDVAKMWENIYAMLAPGGIVLSFFPTLYAPPFVLNRLMPEKLSRLLLETIFPERRPDGGDPKFPVFYDCCFSDEKKIKPMLERVGFSEITVLPFWGYAYFWKLPGIKQIDAAFTRLARQRNWRAVSSFAYVVAKK